One Nostoc punctiforme PCC 73102 DNA window includes the following coding sequences:
- a CDS encoding PAS domain S-box protein — MMLKAPEKFLMMRSWLLTYGVMILAVIAALLLTQLLLPVFDPSVFTLFYAAVAVSAWYGGMRLGVLAIAFSVTTALYFLLEPVYSFDFLSLNVLVQLTTFSLVSFLITALSSELRTARRKAETSLKLLQNSEMRFSRLAESNIIGVIVTDIKNGSIMEANDAFLKMVGYTREDLSANQIKWREITPPEYLLLSERSVQEVKTTGVCKPFEKEYICKDGTRVPVLLGSVLVQETEETVIGFVVDLSERKQTEQILREKEERLRLANERFQLAASAVNCLIYDWNVEQDTVERTDGLTRILGYSLDIAEPTGNWWRELVHPEDLQRVEEESAIALANSDRYTAEYRIRNQDNQYVYVLDQGIVVLRDADGKAVRIVGSTTDISDVYDELRLRKQAEKAVQESEERLRSFVKANIVGIIFGDVNGSITEANDEFLRIVGYSQADIQAGRLKWSDITPPEYQYLDELAIAEATVKGTCTPYEKECIRKDGSIVPVVVGYSLLGESGQKSVAFILDISDLKQVKKALSQSQEQFQAFMDNIPAAAWITNADGRVLYLSPTYLSIFDVATKKAINKNIFDLYPAQIAQPFLDNIRIVAQTNQVVETIESAPRTDGTLGEFLVYKFPIANATGQRLVGGVAVDITERERILRERQLAELALQERSERLKLLSETTSDLLSTERPLDLMNSLFSKLSAQMDLHFYFHYLIETHDNQQKLRLVAWNGITDEVFQAIEYLEFNQGMCGLIAQERRQIVVNNVLNYTHPNAQILKSLEITAYAGQPLIAQGKLLGVLSFASRTRTHFTSGEIALLQATSDQIAVALERAELMTSLQRRKEELIQANRIKDEFLAVLSHELRTPLNPILGWSKLLQTKKYDEATTTRALETIERNAKLQTQLIEDLLDVSRILQGKLSLNIAPVNLETAIASAIETVRLAAQAKSINLQFTILDFPAERYANDFGLENSHGNLESIDFNNQCDGLKSQIQVVLPASQRCDAKFLVTGDSGRLQQVIWNLLSNAIKFTPQGGEVEISLQSVGSQVQLRVSDTGKGISPDFLPFVFDYFRQADGATTRKFGGLGLGLAIVRHIVELHGGTVKAESLGEEQGATFTVMLPTIKIHPDSHQIRIQPDDLPNLNGVKVLLVDDERDTRELIAFILEQSGAVVNQTASAVEALQTMPQFQPNLLLSDIGMPEIDGYMLMRQIRAMSPEQGGTIPAIALTAYAGEADYQQAIAAGFGQHITKPVEPAKLVRAIANLIYSPSNL; from the coding sequence ATGATGCTGAAAGCACCCGAAAAATTTTTGATGATGCGCTCTTGGTTACTAACTTATGGTGTGATGATTCTGGCAGTCATAGCGGCGCTGCTGTTGACGCAACTATTGCTACCAGTTTTTGATCCGAGCGTATTTACATTATTTTATGCTGCTGTAGCAGTCAGCGCCTGGTACGGCGGCATGAGACTTGGAGTATTAGCGATCGCTTTTTCTGTTACAACTGCGCTCTATTTTTTGCTGGAGCCAGTCTACTCGTTCGATTTTCTCAGCCTAAACGTTTTAGTACAATTAACCACATTTTCACTAGTATCCTTCTTAATTACCGCCCTCTCTTCAGAGTTGCGAACTGCCAGACGTAAGGCCGAGACAAGCCTGAAATTGTTGCAAAATAGCGAAATGCGGTTTAGTCGCCTCGCAGAATCCAACATCATTGGAGTCATTGTTACTGATATTAAGAACGGCTCCATCATGGAAGCCAATGATGCTTTTCTGAAAATGGTCGGCTATACGCGAGAAGATTTGTCTGCTAACCAAATAAAGTGGCGTGAAATTACCCCACCTGAGTATCTTCTATTGAGTGAGCGTTCAGTACAGGAAGTAAAAACAACCGGAGTATGTAAACCCTTTGAGAAGGAATATATCTGCAAAGATGGCACAAGAGTGCCCGTTTTGCTCGGTTCTGTCCTTGTGCAAGAAACAGAAGAAACTGTCATTGGCTTTGTTGTTGACTTGAGCGAACGCAAACAAACCGAGCAAATCTTGCGAGAGAAGGAAGAACGTCTGAGGTTAGCTAACGAGCGTTTTCAGTTAGCAGCATCTGCGGTTAACTGTCTCATTTATGACTGGAATGTAGAACAGGATACTGTTGAAAGAACCGATGGGTTAACCCGAATTTTGGGTTATTCTCTCGATATTGCAGAACCAACAGGTAATTGGTGGCGAGAACTTGTGCATCCAGAGGATTTGCAACGTGTAGAAGAAGAGTCGGCCATCGCTTTGGCAAATAGCGATCGCTATACTGCTGAGTATCGCATTCGCAACCAAGATAACCAGTACGTCTATGTACTCGACCAAGGAATAGTGGTGCTACGGGATGCTGATGGAAAAGCAGTACGCATTGTTGGCAGCACTACAGATATTAGCGATGTCTACGACGAGCTCCGCTTACGCAAGCAAGCAGAGAAAGCAGTCCAAGAAAGTGAAGAACGACTCAGGAGTTTTGTCAAAGCAAATATAGTTGGCATTATCTTTGGCGATGTGAATGGTAGTATCACTGAAGCCAACGACGAATTCTTGAGAATTGTGGGCTATAGCCAAGCAGATATTCAGGCAGGCAGACTAAAGTGGAGTGATATTACGCCTCCTGAGTATCAATATTTAGATGAACTGGCTATTGCCGAGGCAACAGTAAAGGGAACCTGTACACCTTATGAGAAGGAATGTATTCGCAAAGATGGTTCTATTGTCCCAGTTGTAGTTGGCTACTCTCTTTTAGGAGAATCTGGGCAGAAATCAGTTGCATTTATTCTTGATATTAGTGACCTCAAGCAAGTTAAAAAAGCGTTGAGTCAGAGTCAAGAGCAATTTCAAGCTTTTATGGACAATATTCCCGCCGCAGCATGGATTACCAATGCAGACGGGCGTGTACTTTACCTCAGTCCAACTTATCTGAGCATATTCGATGTAGCAACCAAAAAAGCGATTAATAAAAACATTTTTGACCTATATCCAGCCCAAATCGCTCAACCCTTCCTTGATAACATTAGAATAGTTGCCCAAACGAATCAGGTTGTTGAAACCATCGAGTCTGCCCCACGCACAGATGGCACTCTAGGGGAATTTTTGGTATATAAATTTCCCATTGCAAATGCAACAGGGCAACGTCTAGTAGGAGGGGTTGCAGTTGACATCACCGAACGCGAACGCATCCTTCGTGAACGCCAGCTTGCAGAACTTGCTTTGCAAGAGCGCAGTGAAAGGCTCAAACTGCTCTCTGAAACCACCAGTGATTTGCTTTCAACCGAGCGTCCGTTGGATTTAATGAACAGCTTGTTTAGTAAACTCTCGGCGCAAATGGATTTGCATTTTTACTTCCACTATCTAATTGAGACGCACGACAATCAGCAGAAACTTCGTTTAGTTGCTTGGAATGGCATTACTGATGAAGTGTTTCAAGCAATTGAATACCTAGAATTTAATCAAGGGATGTGTGGACTAATAGCGCAAGAACGCCGTCAAATTGTCGTCAACAATGTGCTTAACTATACTCATCCAAATGCCCAGATCCTCAAGTCTTTGGAAATCACAGCATACGCCGGTCAACCGTTAATTGCTCAGGGAAAGCTGCTTGGTGTCCTTTCCTTTGCCAGTCGCACCCGTACCCACTTTACCTCTGGGGAGATTGCGCTACTGCAAGCAACCTCCGATCAAATAGCGGTTGCTTTGGAACGCGCCGAGTTAATGACTTCGTTACAGCGACGCAAAGAAGAATTGATCCAAGCGAACCGGATTAAAGATGAATTTTTGGCGGTTCTTTCCCACGAACTTCGCACGCCGCTAAACCCGATTTTGGGATGGTCAAAGTTACTGCAAACTAAAAAGTATGATGAAGCAACCACCACTCGCGCTCTCGAAACAATTGAGCGCAATGCCAAGCTTCAGACTCAACTAATTGAAGATTTACTAGATGTGTCTCGCATTTTACAAGGTAAACTGAGTCTGAATATTGCTCCTGTAAATCTGGAAACTGCGATCGCATCTGCAATAGAAACTGTGCGTCTAGCCGCCCAAGCCAAATCTATCAATTTGCAATTTACGATTTTAGACTTTCCTGCGGAACGCTACGCGAACGATTTTGGATTAGAAAATTCTCATGGAAATTTAGAATCTATCGATTTTAACAACCAATGTGACGGTCTCAAATCCCAAATCCAAGTTGTGCTTCCAGCATCCCAAAGATGCGATGCAAAATTCCTAGTAACTGGTGATTCTGGTCGATTGCAGCAAGTTATCTGGAATTTACTTTCCAATGCGATTAAGTTTACGCCCCAAGGTGGAGAGGTAGAAATTAGTTTACAGTCTGTTGGTTCTCAGGTTCAACTTAGAGTCAGTGATACAGGTAAGGGAATCAGCCCAGATTTTTTACCATTCGTATTTGACTACTTCCGACAAGCTGATGGTGCAACTACCAGAAAATTTGGGGGATTGGGATTAGGATTAGCTATTGTTCGTCACATCGTCGAGCTACATGGAGGCACAGTTAAGGCAGAAAGTTTAGGCGAAGAACAGGGAGCAACTTTTACAGTCATGCTACCAACGATTAAGATTCACCCAGATAGCCACCAGATTCGTATACAACCTGATGATTTACCCAATCTAAATGGGGTGAAAGTTCTGCTTGTGGATGATGAGCGTGATACGCGAGAGTTAATTGCTTTCATTTTGGAGCAATCTGGCGCGGTGGTAAATCAGACAGCATCGGCTGTGGAAGCATTACAAACTATGCCTCAGTTCCAACCAAATTTGCTGTTAAGCGACATTGGAATGCCAGAAATAGACGGCTATATGCTGATGCGTCAAATCAGAGCGATGTCACCAGAACAAGGAGGGACAATTCCAGCGATCGCTCTTACAGCTTATGCTGGTGAGGCTGATTACCAACAGGCAATCGCCGCCGGATTTGGGCAGCATATCACCAAGCCTGTAGAGCCAGCTAAATTAGTTCGAGCGATCGCAAACTTGATTTATAGTCCTAGCAATCTGTAA
- a CDS encoding aspartate aminotransferase, with protein sequence MSLNWIVPAERIQKLPPYVFARLDELKAKAREQGLDLIDLGMGNPDGATPAPVVEAAIAALKDPANHGYPPFEGTASFRRAITNWYHRRYGVVLDPDSEALPLLGSKEGLTHLAIAYVNPGDLVLVPSPAYPAHFRGPAIAGGKIHSLILKPENDWLIDLAAIPDEVARQAKILYFNYPSNPTAATAPREFFEEIVAFARKYEILLVHDLCYAELAFDGYQPTSLLEIPGAKDIGVEFHTLSKTYNMAGWRVGFVVGNRHVIQGLRTLKTNLDYGIFSALQKAAETALQLPDVYLHEVQQRYRTRRDFLIDGLGELGWDIPRTKATMYLWVKCPVGMGSTDFALNVLQQTGVVLTPGNAFGVAGEGYVRISLIADCDRLGEALHRFKQAGIRYQPEAVVSASG encoded by the coding sequence ATGAGTTTAAATTGGATTGTCCCAGCAGAACGCATACAAAAACTACCACCTTATGTATTTGCCCGTTTAGATGAACTAAAAGCGAAAGCACGGGAACAAGGGTTAGATTTAATTGATTTGGGTATGGGAAACCCCGACGGTGCAACACCAGCACCAGTTGTAGAAGCGGCGATCGCAGCCTTGAAAGATCCCGCCAATCACGGTTATCCGCCCTTTGAAGGCACTGCTAGTTTTCGTCGTGCCATCACCAATTGGTATCATCGCCGTTATGGTGTGGTTCTCGATCCTGATAGCGAAGCTTTGCCATTGCTGGGTTCTAAAGAAGGATTAACCCATTTAGCGATCGCCTACGTTAACCCTGGTGATTTAGTTTTGGTTCCTTCCCCAGCTTATCCTGCACATTTTCGCGGCCCGGCGATCGCAGGCGGCAAAATCCACAGTTTGATTCTTAAACCAGAGAATGACTGGTTAATCGATTTAGCTGCCATTCCTGATGAGGTTGCAAGACAAGCTAAAATTCTCTATTTCAACTATCCCAGTAATCCCACTGCTGCCACAGCCCCCCGCGAATTCTTTGAAGAAATCGTCGCTTTTGCCCGCAAATATGAAATTTTGCTGGTGCATGATTTATGTTACGCCGAGTTAGCTTTTGATGGTTATCAACCCACTAGCTTGCTAGAAATTCCCGGCGCGAAAGATATTGGTGTAGAATTCCACACCTTATCTAAAACCTATAATATGGCTGGTTGGCGGGTTGGGTTTGTGGTGGGGAACCGCCATGTAATTCAAGGTTTACGGACACTAAAAACTAACTTGGATTACGGTATTTTTTCCGCCTTGCAAAAAGCAGCTGAAACAGCTTTGCAGTTGCCAGATGTCTATTTGCACGAAGTACAACAACGCTACCGTACCCGCCGTGATTTTCTTATTGACGGGTTAGGAGAGTTGGGTTGGGATATCCCCAGAACTAAGGCGACAATGTATCTTTGGGTGAAGTGTCCCGTTGGTATGGGTTCCACAGATTTTGCCTTGAACGTGTTGCAACAAACTGGCGTTGTTCTGACTCCAGGTAATGCCTTTGGGGTTGCGGGTGAGGGTTATGTAAGGATCAGTTTGATTGCCGACTGCGATCGCTTGGGTGAAGCTTTACATCGTTTCAAGCAAGCTGGCATCCGCTATCAACCTGAAGCTGTAGTCTCAGCTTCAGGTTGA